One Peptostreptococcus equinus genomic window carries:
- a CDS encoding DUF554 domain-containing protein yields the protein MQFVLLNGLAIMIGSIIGVLLKKGIPEEINKALMKAMGLVCIYIGIGLMLKGKNSILIIVAIGVGTLLGEILNIDGRINRLGARIQSRFTKNSNSKLTEGFVTASVLFCAGGMGVVGALNVGLSGNGDILMAKSVLDFIVSIVFSATLGIGVGFSSITLILYQGIFVLLASILSPFMKEAAIGNISGVGGIIIIAIGFNLALESKIRATNIAMAIFIPIILALFGIV from the coding sequence ATGCAATTTGTATTATTAAATGGACTTGCAATAATGATTGGTTCAATAATTGGAGTTTTGTTAAAAAAAGGAATACCAGAAGAAATAAATAAAGCACTTATGAAAGCAATGGGTCTAGTCTGTATTTATATAGGCATTGGATTGATGTTGAAAGGTAAAAATTCTATATTGATTATAGTAGCAATAGGTGTTGGAACATTATTAGGCGAAATTTTAAATATAGATGGTAGAATAAATAGATTGGGAGCCAGAATACAGTCACGATTCACAAAAAATAGCAATTCTAAATTAACTGAAGGTTTCGTTACAGCTAGCGTACTTTTTTGTGCAGGAGGAATGGGTGTAGTAGGAGCTTTAAATGTTGGCCTAAGCGGAAATGGAGATATACTTATGGCTAAATCCGTTCTAGATTTCATTGTGAGTATTGTTTTTTCTGCTACTTTGGGAATTGGTGTAGGATTTTCATCTATTACCCTTATTTTATATCAAGGGATATTTGTATTGCTTGCTAGTATATTGAGTCCTTTTATGAAAGAAGCAGCTATCGGTAATATAAGTGGTGTTGGGGGAATTATAATAATAGCAATTGGATTTAATTTAGCTTTGGAAAGTAAAATTAGAGCTACAAATATTGCAATGGCTATCTTTATTCCAATAATATTGGCCTTATTTGGAATAGTTTAA
- the thrB gene encoding homoserine kinase — MYRIHVPATTANLGPGFDSLGMALSQYSIFEIEEADQVEILIEGLEAEKLSIENNLVINSMNRLFDYIGKYPKGYKLKTINHIPLARGMGSSAAAIIGGLLCANALMGNPLDRNAILKLATEIEGHPDNVAPALFGQLAVSMQKENKEIFYKLIKPFDKLKCVLFIPEYEVSTADSRGVLPKEMSMSDAVHNSSHLALMVMGFMYGDEELIGKTMDDKIHEPYRKQLIREFDNFKKAALDSGAFSFCLSGAGSTVIAFANEKNAEKVRQSLDRVAKNYNVQGQSIILDPCINGASCQEVQ, encoded by the coding sequence ATGTATAGAATTCATGTACCAGCAACTACAGCTAATCTCGGACCTGGCTTTGATTCTTTGGGTATGGCACTATCTCAGTATTCAATATTTGAAATTGAGGAAGCCGACCAAGTTGAAATCTTAATAGAAGGCCTAGAAGCCGAAAAATTATCTATAGAAAATAATTTAGTAATAAATTCTATGAATAGATTATTTGATTATATAGGAAAATATCCAAAGGGTTATAAACTAAAAACTATAAACCACATACCTCTTGCAAGGGGTATGGGATCTAGTGCAGCAGCAATAATTGGAGGACTCTTATGTGCCAATGCCTTAATGGGCAATCCCCTTGATAGAAATGCAATACTAAAATTGGCAACAGAAATAGAGGGTCATCCAGATAATGTAGCTCCTGCTCTTTTTGGTCAATTAGCTGTATCCATGCAAAAAGAAAATAAAGAAATTTTTTATAAACTTATAAAACCTTTTGATAAATTAAAATGTGTTCTATTTATACCAGAGTATGAAGTATCTACAGCAGATTCTAGAGGAGTTCTTCCAAAAGAAATGTCCATGTCAGATGCCGTACATAATTCTTCACATCTAGCTCTTATGGTAATGGGATTTATGTATGGTGATGAAGAATTAATAGGAAAAACAATGGATGATAAAATACACGAACCTTATAGAAAACAGTTAATAAGAGAATTTGATAATTTCAAAAAAGCCGCTTTAGATTCGGGAGCATTTTCATTCTGTCTAAGTGGAGCAGGGTCTACAGTAATAGCTTTTGCAAATGAAAAAAACGCAGAAAAAGTTAGACAATCTCTTGATAGAGTTGCGAAAAACTATAATGTACAAGGTCAATCTATAATACTTGATCCATGCATCAATGGAGCAAGTTGCCAAGAAGTTCAATAG
- a CDS encoding ABC transporter ATP-binding protein produces the protein MPEVIKYENVSKIYKDKKAVDNINLSIRKGEFLTIIGGSGSGKTTLMKMINGLVTPDEGRVLVHGQDIKDTDVIELRKKIGYAIQGNVLFPHMTVEENISYVPKLLKMSKEEINDIVNKNLEMVDLPLDIRKRYPSELSGGQVQRVGIARSYASSPDILLMDEPFGAVDAITRYQLQREMKKIHKQTGITIVLITHDILEALKLGTKVLVMDNGIAQQFGTPEDIKERPATPFVKDLVEMGLL, from the coding sequence ATGCCAGAAGTGATTAAATATGAAAATGTAAGCAAAATATATAAAGATAAAAAAGCTGTAGATAATATTAACTTATCAATTAGAAAAGGAGAATTCTTGACAATAATTGGTGGTTCAGGTAGTGGAAAAACTACTTTAATGAAAATGATAAATGGGCTAGTAACCCCAGATGAAGGAAGGGTTTTGGTTCATGGACAAGATATTAAAGATACTGATGTCATAGAGCTAAGAAAGAAAATAGGATATGCAATTCAAGGTAATGTATTATTTCCTCATATGACTGTAGAAGAAAATATTTCATATGTTCCAAAACTCCTGAAAATGTCAAAAGAAGAAATTAATGATATTGTCAATAAAAATTTAGAGATGGTAGATTTGCCATTAGATATTAGAAAAAGGTACCCTTCTGAATTATCGGGAGGTCAGGTACAGAGAGTAGGGATAGCTAGATCTTATGCATCTTCACCTGATATATTACTTATGGATGAGCCATTTGGAGCAGTAGATGCAATTACTAGGTACCAGTTACAAAGAGAAATGAAAAAAATACATAAACAAACTGGTATCACCATAGTTTTGATAACTCATGATATTTTGGAAGCCTTAAAACTTGGTACTAAGGTCTTGGTTATGGATAACGGAATAGCTCAACAATTTGGTACTCCAGAAGATATAAAAGAAAGGCCAGCAACACCATTCGTAAAAGACTTGGTAGAGATGGGGCTATTGTAG
- the ygiD gene encoding 4,5-DOPA dioxygenase extradiol translates to MKNDMMPTIFLGHGSPMMALEDSNVTRKFKELGDKIVSQFGKPKAIIAISAHWFTKGSYVNSEKNPKQIYDMYGFPDELYQVKYPVEGLPELAKRLADNEKLNLNINNEWGIDHGIWTVMVHMFPKADIPIVELSVDDNISTEEMYKFGQEISKLRREGYLIVGSGNIVHNLRQVQWNNGKGTKESEEFDKYIKDSIINNKYENVINYKENPSSMYAVPTPDHYLPLIYVLGASVGQKPRVFNEEISLGSISMTSYAFGIEV, encoded by the coding sequence ATGAAAAATGATATGATGCCAACAATTTTTTTAGGTCATGGTAGTCCTATGATGGCTTTGGAAGATAGCAATGTAACAAGAAAATTTAAGGAATTAGGTGATAAAATAGTAAGCCAGTTTGGAAAACCAAAGGCAATTATAGCAATATCTGCTCATTGGTTTACAAAGGGTTCATATGTGAATTCTGAAAAAAATCCCAAGCAGATATATGATATGTATGGATTTCCTGATGAATTATATCAAGTTAAATATCCTGTAGAAGGCTTACCTGAATTGGCAAAAAGATTGGCAGATAATGAGAAGTTGAATTTGAATATTAATAATGAGTGGGGTATAGATCATGGAATTTGGACTGTAATGGTTCATATGTTCCCTAAGGCAGATATACCAATCGTGGAATTGAGTGTTGATGATAATATTAGCACAGAGGAAATGTATAAATTTGGCCAAGAAATTAGTAAATTACGTAGAGAAGGTTATCTAATTGTAGGAAGTGGAAATATAGTACATAACCTTAGGCAAGTTCAATGGAATAATGGGAAAGGGACTAAGGAATCAGAGGAATTTGATAAATATATAAAAGATAGTATAATAAATAATAAATATGAGAATGTGATTAATTACAAAGAAAACCCAAGTTCTATGTATGCTGTACCGACACCGGATCACTACTTGCCATTAATATATGTTCTTGGTGCAAGTGTGGGACAGAAACCAAGAGTTTTTAACGAAGAAATTTCACTAGGATCAATATCTATGACTTCATACGCTTTTGGTATAGAGGTATAA
- a CDS encoding OPT family oligopeptide transporter has product MSAKKLSKDAYGGVQGSDYVPYITDDSKRRGSNTAVMIIGIVLAIVFAASTAYSGMKAGLTVAAGIPGSIIGSAFVAAFANKKGLLGKNLVQGMASGGESVASGMIFVLPSVILIGSKISFVEGIIIGIGGVLFGIGVASLVLNYLIIDEHGKLPYPESMAISETLVASEGAGESVKYMGIGFGISGIITVLTGSFLNICNSVYSLMGESFYKFKFQIEVNPLLLGIGFIVGLDVSLAMFAGSLLSNFGILPLIGYFADMAGQGHMVWNDPSMAISAMDANAISGAYVKYIGAGMMLCGGIIGAIKLIPVIISSIKQTMGARKSGESQEGSKLQMIILLGGIIIGLVGAIIVSGSVLMAIVGILVAFILSALFVIVAGRLTGTIGTSNLPVSGMTIASLVIATIIFVALGWTDLAGNKSLLMFATFIVVAIAMAGGYAQSQKVTFVLGGNKPEMQKHFAIAGIIGVVVVVGVMILLADQLAIKGANPPFALPQANLMATLTSGITSGELPWVMIIVGVIMALVMFFLDLPIMTVAIGFYLPISTTTIILIGALISVLVKKMAKTDEERDARVSNGISLSSGLVAGGSIIGLIGIILQVTGVLHGEGPKGFAAGNGMAIILLLVLVIATIAAIMGPKIKHENILNK; this is encoded by the coding sequence ATGAGTGCTAAAAAATTATCAAAAGATGCTTATGGTGGCGTACAAGGTAGTGATTACGTGCCATATATCACAGACGATAGTAAAAGAAGAGGCTCAAATACAGCTGTTATGATAATTGGTATTGTATTAGCTATAGTCTTTGCAGCATCTACAGCTTATTCAGGAATGAAGGCTGGTTTAACAGTTGCAGCAGGTATACCAGGATCAATAATTGGTTCTGCTTTCGTAGCTGCATTTGCTAACAAAAAAGGTTTACTTGGAAAGAATTTAGTCCAAGGTATGGCAAGTGGTGGTGAATCAGTAGCCAGTGGTATGATATTCGTTTTACCATCTGTAATTCTGATAGGAAGTAAAATTTCTTTTGTTGAAGGTATTATAATTGGTATAGGAGGAGTCCTATTTGGTATAGGTGTTGCATCATTAGTATTAAACTATCTTATTATTGATGAACATGGTAAGCTTCCTTATCCAGAATCAATGGCGATATCTGAAACTTTGGTTGCTTCAGAAGGAGCTGGTGAATCAGTTAAGTACATGGGAATAGGATTTGGAATAAGTGGTATTATAACAGTTTTAACAGGTTCATTTTTAAATATATGTAATAGTGTGTATAGTTTAATGGGAGAATCTTTTTATAAGTTCAAATTCCAAATAGAAGTGAATCCACTATTATTAGGTATAGGATTTATAGTTGGTCTTGATGTATCACTTGCGATGTTTGCAGGTTCGTTGTTATCTAACTTTGGTATATTACCACTAATTGGGTATTTTGCAGATATGGCTGGTCAAGGACACATGGTATGGAACGATCCATCTATGGCTATTTCTGCTATGGATGCAAATGCAATTTCTGGTGCATATGTTAAGTATATTGGTGCAGGTATGATGCTTTGCGGTGGTATTATAGGAGCCATTAAACTAATTCCAGTAATAATTTCATCAATAAAGCAGACTATGGGAGCTAGAAAATCTGGTGAAAGTCAAGAAGGATCAAAACTTCAGATGATAATATTATTAGGAGGAATAATAATTGGTCTTGTGGGTGCAATTATAGTTTCTGGTAGCGTATTAATGGCTATAGTAGGTATATTGGTAGCATTTATATTATCTGCACTTTTTGTAATAGTTGCAGGTAGATTAACTGGAACAATAGGTACTTCAAATCTTCCAGTTTCAGGTATGACTATAGCATCTTTAGTTATTGCTACAATAATATTCGTGGCTTTAGGATGGACTGATTTAGCAGGGAATAAATCACTATTGATGTTTGCTACATTTATAGTAGTTGCTATAGCTATGGCAGGTGGTTATGCTCAATCACAGAAAGTTACATTTGTGCTTGGTGGAAATAAACCTGAAATGCAAAAACATTTTGCTATAGCTGGTATAATTGGTGTTGTAGTCGTAGTAGGTGTAATGATACTATTAGCTGACCAGTTGGCGATAAAGGGAGCTAATCCTCCATTTGCTTTACCACAGGCAAACTTGATGGCAACTCTTACTTCTGGGATTACATCAGGTGAGTTACCATGGGTAATGATAATAGTAGGTGTTATAATGGCGCTTGTTATGTTCTTCTTAGATTTGCCAATAATGACAGTTGCCATAGGTTTTTATTTGCCAATATCAACAACAACAATTATCTTAATAGGTGCGTTAATCAGCGTATTGGTTAAGAAGATGGCTAAGACTGATGAAGAAAGAGATGCTAGAGTATCAAATGGTATTAGTTTATCATCAGGTCTTGTTGCAGGTGGATCAATAATAGGATTGATAGGAATAATCTTACAGGTAACTGGTGTACTTCATGGAGAAGGTCCTAAGGGATTTGCAGCAGGTAATGGTATGGCTATTATACTATTGCTTGTTTTAGTGATCGCGACAATCGCGGCAATTATGGGACCGAAGATAAAGCACGAAAATATATTGAATAAGTAA
- a CDS encoding MBL fold metallo-hydrolase: protein MEKICDNIYSFQAVLPNSPLKSINIYVIKGKERSLVLDTGFNMPETKIAMLKGLEELNIKIEDTDLFVTHLHSDHSGLASMFYDAGSTVYASRIDGKLINEAANGKYWSRMADWLAKYGIKKEEVRLTDNPGYLYRLDHEIEFVYLEHGQSFKIAEYDFEVLLMPGHTPGHIGLYEKEHKILFCADTILDIITPNITFWGFDFGDMLGEYFDTLKKLRELKVDYCLSTHRQRVQNHKERIDEILEHHQERLSEILESLEKNREYTIREIASKITWRIRANSWEEFPPAQKFFSSGETMAHVLHLVENNKLIMLDKESTLYFIKK from the coding sequence ATGGAAAAAATTTGTGATAATATTTATAGTTTTCAAGCAGTGCTGCCTAATAGTCCTTTAAAGTCTATAAACATATATGTGATAAAGGGAAAAGAAAGGTCTTTGGTACTTGATACAGGATTTAACATGCCTGAGACAAAAATAGCTATGTTAAAAGGATTAGAAGAATTAAATATAAAAATAGAAGATACAGATTTATTTGTCACGCATTTACATTCTGACCATAGTGGGCTTGCTTCTATGTTTTATGATGCTGGATCAACTGTATATGCTAGTAGGATTGATGGAAAGCTGATAAATGAAGCTGCAAATGGAAAATATTGGTCAAGAATGGCAGATTGGCTAGCAAAGTATGGTATAAAAAAAGAAGAAGTTAGACTAACAGATAATCCAGGTTATTTATATAGATTAGATCATGAGATAGAGTTTGTATATTTAGAACACGGACAAAGCTTTAAAATAGCAGAATATGATTTTGAAGTGTTGCTTATGCCTGGGCATACACCAGGTCATATTGGATTGTATGAAAAAGAACATAAGATATTATTTTGTGCAGATACAATTCTAGATATTATCACACCAAATATAACTTTTTGGGGATTCGATTTTGGAGATATGTTGGGTGAATATTTCGATACATTAAAGAAATTAAGAGAATTAAAAGTAGATTATTGTTTATCTACTCATAGGCAAAGAGTTCAAAATCATAAAGAGAGAATAGACGAAATATTAGAACATCATCAAGAAAGACTAAGTGAAATTTTGGAATCTCTAGAAAAAAATAGAGAATATACTATTAGAGAAATAGCATCTAAGATTACATGGAGAATTAGAGCAAATTCATGGGAAGAGTTTCCTCCTGCTCAAAAATTTTTCTCATCTGGAGAAACTATGGCTCATGTATTACACTTAGTGGAAAATAATAAACTTATCATGCTTGACAAAGAAAGTACATTATATTTCATAAAAAAATAA
- a CDS encoding glycine betaine ABC transporter substrate-binding protein — protein sequence MLGVIDLITSQWDFFAGLLLNHFKISAISVLMASILGIAIGILISEHDRFASFVLGIVNIVYTIPAIALLGVLISFTGIGDTTAIIALTVYGLLPMVRNTYTGIKNIDPGIVEAAEAMGSTKSQILYKIKLPLAIPVLMSGLRNMVTMTIALAGIASFVGAGGLGVAIYRGISTNSATMILAGSILVALLALICDFLLGLVEKYLIKHRRFSKRIKIVFVSIVCILLAVFGIFAYAKKTNTVHIASKPVTEGYIMGEILSLLVQENTDLDVELTQGVGGGTGNIHPGMEKGDFDMYTEYTGTAWQIVLKNENPYDESMFNKLQSQYNKKYDMSWVGMYGFNNSYSIAIRKDLAEKYKIKTYSDLAKHSSEFIFGAEYDFFEREDGFKAISKAYDFKFKSEKDMDNGLKYEAIKKKEIDAMTVFTTDGQLTDPNIVVLKDDKKFYPSYKAGTLIRNETLRKHPELKRVLKKLEGKISEEKMAQMNNDVETNKKKPRDVARKFLKEAGLLEVKK from the coding sequence ATGTTAGGAGTTATCGATTTGATAACTAGTCAATGGGATTTTTTTGCTGGTTTGCTTTTAAACCACTTTAAAATTTCCGCAATATCGGTACTTATGGCATCAATATTGGGTATAGCTATAGGTATCTTGATATCTGAACATGATAGATTTGCAAGTTTTGTATTAGGCATAGTGAATATTGTTTATACTATACCTGCTATCGCATTACTTGGTGTATTGATTTCTTTTACAGGAATAGGTGATACTACAGCTATCATAGCATTGACGGTTTATGGATTATTGCCGATGGTTAGAAATACCTATACCGGAATTAAAAATATCGATCCAGGAATAGTAGAAGCAGCTGAAGCTATGGGAAGTACAAAAAGTCAGATTTTGTACAAAATAAAATTACCTTTGGCTATACCAGTTCTTATGTCAGGACTTAGAAATATGGTTACTATGACAATAGCACTTGCAGGTATAGCTTCATTTGTTGGAGCGGGAGGATTAGGTGTTGCAATATATAGAGGTATATCCACTAATAGTGCAACTATGATTTTAGCAGGGAGTATATTAGTTGCTCTTTTAGCTTTAATATGTGATTTTTTATTAGGCCTAGTAGAGAAATATTTAATAAAGCATAGAAGATTTAGTAAAAGAATAAAGATAGTTTTTGTTTCTATAGTATGTATTTTGTTAGCTGTTTTTGGTATTTTTGCATATGCTAAAAAAACTAATACTGTTCATATAGCATCTAAACCTGTTACAGAAGGTTATATAATGGGTGAAATATTATCATTATTGGTTCAAGAGAACACGGATTTAGATGTTGAGCTTACACAAGGTGTAGGTGGAGGAACTGGAAATATTCATCCAGGTATGGAAAAAGGTGATTTTGATATGTATACAGAATATACTGGAACAGCTTGGCAGATAGTATTGAAAAATGAAAATCCTTATGATGAATCAATGTTCAATAAATTGCAAAGTCAATATAATAAAAAATATGATATGAGTTGGGTAGGAATGTATGGATTTAATAATTCTTATTCCATTGCTATTAGAAAAGATTTGGCTGAAAAATATAAAATAAAAACTTATTCAGATCTTGCAAAACATTCTTCAGAATTTATATTTGGTGCAGAATATGACTTTTTTGAAAGAGAAGATGGATTTAAAGCTATTAGTAAGGCCTATGATTTTAAGTTTAAGTCTGAAAAAGATATGGATAATGGTTTAAAATATGAGGCAATTAAGAAAAAAGAGATAGATGCAATGACTGTATTTACAACTGACGGGCAGCTTACAGATCCTAATATAGTAGTACTAAAAGATGATAAAAAATTCTATCCCTCATATAAAGCAGGAACCCTTATAAGAAATGAAACTTTGAGAAAGCACCCTGAATTAAAGAGAGTGTTGAAAAAGCTGGAAGGAAAAATTTCAGAGGAAAAGATGGCACAAATGAATAATGATGTAGAGACTAATAAGAAAAAACCTCGTGATGTGGCAAGAAAATTCCTAAAAGAAGCCGGTTTATTGGAGGTGAAAAAATAA
- a CDS encoding homoserine dehydrogenase, with the protein MDILNTNTKLIEKQIGQSLTIKKVCVKDTGKTRSIDTGTTIMTSNINDILDDPEIDIIVELIGGIDISKSIIESAFIRGKHVVTANKDLVALYGKELTQLAKKNNCQFLFEAAVAGAIPILHSLQFSLMANHIKKIGGIVNGSTNYILTRMEVEKLSLEQIIEDATKLGYLESDPSADLDGLDAARKCAILASIGFHNLVTYNQVYSSGISNITLEDIEYARKLGYKIKLLAIAENNKDSVVARVHPALLPITHPLSHVNYEYNAVYVNGDKLGSTMFYGSGAGSLPTGSAVVNDIIQIAKNIINNGKYEYAYDICENKKVMDIKDLSFPYYLKLQANHEKASTSHIIDVLSNNNIILNSIDKYENKKNGQVIKKYVITTEECKEKDFDLALKDIKKLNFVEKIENIIRIERNL; encoded by the coding sequence ATGGATATTCTAAATACGAACACCAAATTGATTGAAAAGCAAATAGGTCAGTCGTTGACCATCAAAAAGGTTTGTGTTAAGGATACCGGAAAAACCCGATCCATTGACACCGGAACAACGATAATGACCTCAAATATAAATGATATACTTGATGATCCAGAAATAGACATCATTGTAGAACTAATTGGTGGTATTGACATATCCAAATCGATTATAGAATCAGCATTTATACGAGGTAAACATGTAGTGACAGCAAATAAAGATCTCGTTGCCCTCTATGGCAAAGAACTCACACAACTCGCTAAAAAAAATAATTGTCAATTCTTATTCGAAGCCGCAGTCGCAGGCGCAATACCTATATTACATTCTTTACAATTCTCACTAATGGCTAACCATATAAAAAAAATCGGAGGTATAGTCAATGGTTCTACAAATTACATTCTCACTAGAATGGAAGTCGAAAAATTATCACTGGAACAAATAATAGAAGATGCCACAAAACTTGGATATCTTGAATCAGATCCAAGTGCAGACTTAGATGGTCTAGACGCAGCAAGAAAATGTGCAATACTTGCTAGCATCGGTTTTCATAATCTTGTCACTTATAATCAAGTATACTCATCAGGAATTTCAAATATCACACTAGAAGACATAGAATATGCAAGAAAATTAGGATATAAAATTAAATTATTAGCTATTGCAGAAAACAACAAAGACTCAGTGGTTGCAAGAGTACATCCCGCACTACTCCCAATCACACATCCACTATCACACGTGAACTATGAATATAATGCCGTCTACGTGAATGGAGACAAATTGGGTTCTACAATGTTCTATGGAAGTGGAGCTGGTTCATTGCCTACAGGATCAGCAGTTGTAAACGATATAATACAAATAGCTAAAAATATAATAAACAATGGTAAATACGAATATGCCTACGATATCTGTGAAAATAAAAAAGTAATGGATATAAAAGATTTATCATTTCCTTATTATTTAAAACTACAAGCAAATCATGAAAAGGCCAGCACAAGTCATATCATTGATGTTTTAAGTAATAATAATATAATTTTAAATTCTATAGACAAGTATGAAAATAAAAAAAATGGACAAGTAATCAAAAAATATGTGATAACAACAGAAGAATGTAAAGAAAAAGACTTTGATTTAGCATTGAAAGATATAAAAAAATTAAATTTTGTAGAAAAAATAGAAAATATAATAAGAATTGAAAGGAATTTATAA
- the thrC gene encoding threonine synthase, producing MAWQGLINKYKDYLPINENTPFVSLYEGNTPLIRSLNLSKDLGIDLYFKYEGLNPTGSFKDRGMVMAVAKALEDKSSTIMCASTGNTSASAAAYGARFGLDTIVLIPDGYIAMGKLAQALQYGAKVVAINGNFDKALNLVRDITEKNPITLVNSLNPFRIEGQKTSAFEIVDALGDAPDYLGIPVGNAGNITAYWKGFKEYKENNISYKLPKMKGYQALGASPIVNGHPFENPETIATAIRIGNPASWKKAEIARDESGGSIQAVSDDEILQSYKLLSSQEGIFAEPASAASLAGIIKSVKNGEIEKRSRVVCVLTGNGLKDPDTCLKSAQKPQSIPADLNSVLSLIRK from the coding sequence ATGGCATGGCAAGGATTAATAAATAAATATAAAGATTATTTACCCATAAATGAAAACACTCCATTCGTATCACTATACGAAGGTAACACTCCACTAATAAGAAGTCTAAATCTCAGCAAAGATTTAGGAATAGACCTGTACTTTAAATATGAGGGGCTAAATCCTACAGGCTCATTCAAAGATAGGGGCATGGTTATGGCAGTAGCAAAAGCTTTAGAAGATAAGTCCTCTACAATAATGTGTGCCAGCACAGGAAATACATCAGCATCAGCAGCGGCATATGGTGCTAGGTTTGGATTAGATACAATAGTTTTAATACCAGATGGATATATTGCAATGGGCAAACTAGCTCAAGCCCTACAATATGGTGCTAAAGTAGTCGCAATAAATGGAAATTTTGATAAAGCCTTAAATTTAGTAAGAGATATCACTGAAAAAAATCCAATCACTCTAGTAAATTCATTAAATCCATTTAGGATAGAAGGTCAGAAAACTTCTGCCTTTGAAATAGTTGACGCTTTGGGGGATGCTCCTGATTACTTGGGTATTCCAGTTGGAAATGCAGGTAATATCACAGCTTATTGGAAAGGTTTCAAAGAATATAAAGAAAATAATATATCATATAAACTTCCTAAAATGAAAGGCTATCAAGCACTAGGTGCTTCGCCAATAGTCAATGGTCATCCTTTTGAGAATCCAGAAACGATTGCTACAGCAATAAGAATAGGTAATCCAGCATCATGGAAAAAAGCAGAAATTGCTAGAGATGAATCAGGCGGATCAATACAGGCTGTAAGCGATGATGAGATATTACAGTCTTACAAGTTATTATCAAGCCAAGAAGGAATATTTGCTGAACCAGCATCAGCAGCGTCATTAGCAGGAATAATTAAATCTGTAAAAAATGGGGAAATAGAAAAAAGATCAAGAGTTGTATGCGTACTAACTGGTAATGGTCTTAAAGATCCAGATACTTGTTTAAAATCCGCACAAAAACCTCAATCAATACCTGCAGATTTAAATAGCGTATTATCTTTGATAAGAAAGTAG